One Fretibacterium sp. OH1220_COT-178 genomic window carries:
- the dut gene encoding dUTP diphosphatase: MSDAVLKVLVTRSERAKDLSLPLPEYATPASAGVDLRASEGRVIQPGERALIPTGLRIALPEGYEAQIRPRSGLALKHGIALPNSPGTIDADYRGEIGVILMNLGSEPFVVEPGDRIAQMVVAPVTRVAWEEAGELDDTPRGEGGFGSTGR, encoded by the coding sequence ATGTCGGACGCGGTCCTGAAGGTTTTGGTGACGCGCTCCGAGCGGGCGAAGGATTTGTCTCTGCCCTTGCCCGAGTACGCCACCCCGGCCTCGGCCGGGGTGGATCTTCGGGCGTCGGAGGGCCGCGTGATTCAGCCCGGGGAGCGCGCCCTGATCCCGACGGGCCTTCGAATTGCCCTGCCCGAGGGGTATGAGGCTCAGATTCGGCCCCGCAGCGGGCTGGCCCTGAAGCACGGGATTGCCCTTCCCAACAGCCCGGGCACGATCGACGCGGACTACCGCGGGGAGATCGGCGTGATCCTGATGAACCTCGGTTCCGAACCCTTTGTCGTCGAGCCGGGGGACCGCATCGCCCAGATGGTTGTCGCCCCCGTTACGCGGGTCGCCTGGGAGGAGGCGGGGGAGCTCGACGACACGCCCCGGGGAGAAGGAGGGTTCGGCAGCACGGGAAGATGA
- a CDS encoding excinuclease ABC subunit UvrC yields MTSPHIAALLKGLPEKPGVYIMRDAEGTVLYVGKAIRLRRRVSSYFRHSGFASPRLRKLVSLVRDISVIRTESEAEALIVEAKLIRRYSPFFNVDLKMSDRYPYIRITNETFPRLEITRRKDDDGSVYLGPFVSAGNIRTLLRLAERYFPLRVCRGEVRPDPERRPCLEYSLGRSMGACAALCTESEYRERVNDIILLLQGSTAELVERLRRRMDAAAKRMAFEEAARYRDTIRALWKISRQRVSSALQEDLDGETWQVLTRMQELFGLRTIPWRMDAFDISHMSGHETYGCCVVFEQGRPNPSLYRRFKIKSVPDGEIDDFSSMRETVLRRYRHVLDRSEPMPQLALIDGGPIQLEFALKALGELKLELPLVALAEREELIYLPGRPHDPVRLGLDDPVLQLLQRLRDEVHRYAITTHRSARAGRLRRSALEDVPGIGKARAAQLLVKFGSVRRIATLEPEELCTVPGLGPALARKIVEHLRGTGRD; encoded by the coding sequence TTGACCTCTCCCCACATTGCCGCCCTACTGAAGGGCCTTCCCGAGAAGCCGGGCGTCTACATCATGCGGGACGCCGAGGGGACCGTGCTCTACGTGGGCAAGGCCATCAGGCTCCGCCGCCGCGTGTCGTCGTACTTCCGGCACTCGGGCTTCGCCTCGCCGCGCCTGCGCAAGCTGGTCTCCCTCGTGCGGGACATCTCCGTGATCCGCACCGAGAGCGAGGCGGAGGCCCTTATCGTCGAGGCCAAGCTGATCCGCCGCTACTCGCCCTTCTTCAACGTCGACCTCAAGATGAGCGACCGCTACCCCTACATCCGCATCACGAACGAGACCTTCCCTCGCCTGGAGATCACGCGCCGAAAGGACGACGACGGCTCCGTCTACCTGGGTCCCTTCGTCAGTGCGGGGAACATCCGGACCCTGCTGCGGCTGGCGGAGCGCTACTTCCCTCTGCGCGTCTGCCGGGGCGAGGTGCGTCCCGACCCGGAGCGGCGCCCCTGCCTGGAGTACAGCCTAGGGCGTTCCATGGGGGCCTGCGCGGCGCTCTGCACGGAGTCGGAGTACCGCGAGCGGGTGAACGACATCATTCTGCTGCTCCAGGGCAGCACCGCGGAACTGGTCGAACGGCTGCGGCGCAGGATGGACGCGGCCGCGAAGCGAATGGCCTTCGAGGAGGCCGCGCGGTATCGCGACACCATCCGCGCGCTGTGGAAGATCTCGCGCCAGCGCGTCTCCTCGGCGCTGCAGGAGGACCTTGACGGCGAGACCTGGCAGGTGCTCACCCGGATGCAGGAGCTCTTCGGGCTCAGGACCATCCCGTGGCGGATGGACGCCTTCGACATCTCCCACATGTCCGGGCACGAGACCTACGGGTGCTGCGTCGTCTTCGAGCAGGGGCGTCCCAACCCCTCCCTGTACCGGCGCTTCAAGATCAAAAGCGTGCCGGACGGGGAGATCGACGACTTCAGCTCCATGCGGGAGACGGTGCTGCGCCGCTACCGGCACGTCCTGGATCGGTCGGAGCCCATGCCGCAGCTGGCCCTGATCGACGGCGGCCCCATCCAGCTGGAGTTCGCCCTGAAGGCCCTGGGGGAGCTGAAGCTGGAGCTTCCTCTCGTCGCACTGGCCGAGCGGGAGGAGCTGATCTACTTGCCCGGCCGTCCGCACGATCCCGTCCGCCTGGGGCTCGACGACCCCGTCCTGCAGCTGCTCCAGCGCCTGCGCGACGAGGTCCACCGCTACGCCATCACGACGCACCGCAGCGCGAGGGCGGGAAGGCTGCGCCGGTCGGCGCTCGAGGACGTCCCCGGCATCGGCAAGGCGCGTGCGGCGCAGCTCCTGGTGAAGTTCGGCTCCGTCCGGCGCATCGCCACCCTGGAGCCCGAGGAGCTCTGCACCGTCCCGGGGCTCGGCCCCGCTCTGGCCCGAAAGATCGTCGAGCATCTGAGGGGGACGGGGAGGGACTGA
- a CDS encoding polyribonucleotide nucleotidyltransferase: MEKEYSVRIGEQPLVFRTGKVAKQANGAVLASHGETVVLTTACVTDTPRTGIDFFPLLVDFEERYYSAGKIPGGFIKREGRPSESAILSARVTDRSIRSLFDDAMRNDVHVVSTVMAMDQAYPPNVLGINAASAALSISGIPWGGPVGAVRIGLVDDKLVVNPSEAQMADSRLELLVAGHDDGITMVESGSHEVSEEILVDALDLAHSEIRKLIALFRRMKEEIGKPEIQIPLPERIPEIDGWVRANLDREIDAAVRIHEKKPRYEKIAEVKKAAKEHFAETFPDKGEYIAACIDGRVKDIMRAIIVDEGVRVDGRAMDELRPILCETGILPRVHGSALFTRGETQALAVTTLGMVGEDDQVLDGIKLDEPAKRFILHYNFPPYSVGEVRPMRGPGRREIGHGALAERALRPVIPTEEEFPYVVRVVSDILESNGSSSQASVCGGSLSMMHAGVPLRRHVAGIAMGLIKEGDKVRVLTDIQGLEDHYGDMDFKVAGTRLGVTALQMDNKAGGITREILQNALSQAKKARMEILDRMEAAISVPDSLSPNAPRILKINIDPEKIRDVIGPGGKTIRGITQKTGVKMNVEDTGEVSIAGPTQEQVDEARSMVLALTKDLEAGEIYWGTVTRLMAFGAFVECLPGKEGLLHLSEMSTHRVPKVEDVFKPGDRVLVMVKEIDDMGRVNLTRRRLLADENKVREAGLAEALPEEHERDNLIASIADKAPSAPRGDRPSYGGDRGDRDRGGRERRFGGDRPRRDR, translated from the coding sequence ATGGAAAAGGAATATTCCGTCCGGATCGGCGAGCAGCCGCTCGTGTTCCGGACGGGCAAGGTAGCCAAACAGGCAAACGGTGCGGTGCTGGCTTCTCACGGGGAGACGGTCGTTCTGACGACGGCCTGCGTGACCGACACGCCCCGCACGGGCATAGATTTCTTCCCCCTGCTGGTGGATTTCGAGGAGCGCTACTACTCGGCCGGCAAGATTCCCGGCGGGTTCATCAAGCGCGAGGGGCGTCCCTCCGAGTCGGCCATCCTCAGCGCGCGCGTCACGGACCGCTCCATCCGCTCGCTGTTCGACGACGCCATGCGCAACGACGTTCACGTGGTGAGCACGGTCATGGCGATGGACCAGGCCTATCCGCCCAACGTGCTGGGCATCAACGCGGCCTCGGCCGCCCTGTCCATCTCGGGCATTCCCTGGGGGGGACCGGTGGGGGCGGTGCGCATCGGCCTCGTCGACGACAAGCTGGTCGTCAATCCCTCGGAGGCTCAGATGGCCGATTCCCGCCTGGAGCTTCTCGTCGCCGGACACGACGACGGCATCACCATGGTGGAGTCCGGGTCCCACGAGGTGTCCGAGGAGATCCTGGTCGACGCCCTTGACCTGGCCCATTCCGAAATTCGCAAGCTGATCGCCCTCTTCCGCCGGATGAAGGAGGAGATCGGCAAGCCCGAGATTCAGATTCCCCTTCCCGAGCGGATCCCCGAGATCGACGGCTGGGTCCGCGCGAACCTGGATCGTGAGATCGACGCCGCCGTACGCATTCACGAGAAGAAACCGCGTTACGAGAAGATCGCCGAGGTGAAGAAGGCGGCCAAGGAGCACTTCGCCGAGACGTTCCCCGACAAGGGGGAGTACATCGCCGCCTGCATCGACGGCCGCGTCAAGGACATCATGCGCGCCATCATCGTCGACGAGGGCGTCCGTGTCGACGGCCGCGCGATGGACGAGTTGCGACCCATCCTCTGCGAGACGGGGATTCTGCCCAGGGTCCATGGCTCGGCCCTCTTCACGCGCGGGGAGACCCAGGCGCTGGCCGTGACGACGCTCGGCATGGTGGGGGAGGACGACCAGGTGCTGGACGGCATAAAGCTGGACGAGCCGGCCAAGCGTTTCATCCTGCACTACAACTTCCCGCCCTATTCCGTTGGCGAGGTGCGGCCGATGCGCGGTCCCGGACGGCGCGAGATCGGCCACGGCGCCCTGGCGGAGCGCGCGCTGCGCCCCGTCATCCCCACGGAGGAGGAGTTCCCCTACGTGGTGCGGGTCGTGTCCGACATCCTGGAGTCCAACGGCTCGAGCTCCCAGGCCAGCGTCTGCGGCGGGAGCCTCTCCATGATGCACGCGGGCGTGCCCCTGCGTCGCCACGTGGCGGGAATCGCCATGGGCCTCATCAAGGAGGGGGACAAGGTTCGTGTACTGACGGACATCCAGGGCCTCGAGGACCACTACGGCGACATGGACTTCAAGGTGGCCGGGACGCGTTTGGGGGTCACGGCCCTCCAGATGGACAACAAGGCGGGCGGCATCACCCGGGAGATTCTGCAGAACGCGCTCTCGCAGGCGAAGAAGGCCCGCATGGAGATCCTCGACAGGATGGAGGCCGCCATTTCCGTCCCGGACTCCCTCTCGCCGAACGCGCCGCGTATCCTCAAGATCAACATCGACCCCGAGAAGATCCGGGACGTCATCGGCCCCGGCGGCAAGACGATCCGCGGCATCACCCAGAAGACCGGGGTCAAGATGAACGTGGAGGACACGGGCGAGGTGAGCATCGCCGGACCGACTCAGGAGCAGGTGGACGAGGCCCGGTCGATGGTCCTGGCCCTGACGAAGGACCTGGAGGCCGGCGAGATCTACTGGGGTACGGTCACGAGACTGATGGCGTTCGGCGCCTTCGTGGAGTGCCTGCCGGGCAAGGAGGGGCTGCTGCACCTCAGCGAGATGAGCACGCACCGCGTCCCCAAGGTCGAGGACGTGTTCAAGCCCGGCGACCGGGTGCTCGTCATGGTCAAGGAGATCGACGACATGGGCCGCGTCAACCTCACCCGCCGGCGGCTCCTGGCCGACGAGAACAAGGTGCGCGAGGCCGGTCTGGCCGAGGCCCTGCCCGAGGAGCACGAGCGCGACAATCTGATCGCGAGCATCGCCGACAAAGCACCTTCCGCACCCCGGGGCGACCGGCCCAGCTACGGCGGCGATCGCGGTGACCGCGACCGAGGGGGACGGGAGCGCCGTTTCGGCGGGGACCGCCCCCGGAGGGACCGCTGA
- a CDS encoding DUF3100 domain-containing protein, whose translation MDIVDRALRNWKLHLLVLVFTVLAELVGVRTFKLGPGMLVLIPLLYAFVLGALCGLPSLKILKKSDMFEASSLVGVSFFLLMARYGTLVGPNFWKVVQSGPALILQEFGNIGTVFLGIPLAVLLGLRREAVGAAFSNAREPNIAIIGEKYGLDTPEGRGVMGVYVTGTIFGALFCSFLASFVASTMPFFSPQALAMATGTGSASMMTAAVTPLVTMYPALKDELLALASASNMFSGLDGVYMCVFLSLPVANWLVRLLGVKDAPSVPVGKASVGREEN comes from the coding sequence ATGGATATCGTCGACAGAGCGTTGCGCAACTGGAAATTGCACCTGTTGGTCCTTGTCTTCACGGTTTTGGCGGAGCTGGTGGGGGTCCGGACCTTCAAACTCGGGCCGGGGATGCTGGTCCTGATCCCCCTGCTCTACGCCTTCGTTCTGGGGGCTCTCTGCGGGCTTCCCTCCCTGAAGATCCTCAAGAAGAGCGACATGTTCGAGGCGTCGTCCCTCGTGGGCGTCTCCTTCTTCCTCCTGATGGCGCGCTACGGAACCTTGGTCGGCCCCAATTTCTGGAAGGTCGTCCAGTCCGGTCCCGCCCTGATCCTTCAGGAGTTCGGCAACATCGGAACGGTTTTCCTGGGGATCCCCCTCGCGGTTCTGCTGGGACTGCGCCGCGAGGCGGTCGGGGCGGCGTTCTCCAACGCACGCGAGCCCAACATCGCCATCATCGGCGAGAAATACGGGCTCGATACGCCGGAGGGCCGCGGCGTCATGGGCGTCTACGTCACGGGGACGATCTTTGGCGCGCTGTTTTGCAGTTTTCTTGCCTCCTTCGTCGCGTCGACGATGCCTTTCTTCAGCCCCCAGGCCCTGGCCATGGCGACGGGGACGGGCAGCGCCAGCATGATGACCGCCGCGGTCACCCCTCTGGTGACGATGTACCCCGCGCTCAAGGACGAGCTGCTGGCCCTGGCCTCGGCGAGCAACATGTTCTCGGGGCTCGACGGCGTCTACATGTGCGTGTTCCTGAGCCTGCCGGTCGCCAACTGGCTGGTTCGGCTTCTGGGGGTCAAGGACGCCCCGAGCGTTCCCGTCGGCAAGGCTTCCGTCGGGAGGGAGGAGAACTGA